The window CAATTCAAGATCTGTAACGTGTGAAagcatttaagaaaaaaattaagaagaagaaagacaactACAGATGTCAGCAGCCTTGTGTaccatgagaagaagaagaagaagaagaccgtGGACGATTAGCCGCAAGCCTAGCCCTAATAATAGTTTCGATCTACTGGTCCCACACTCCTACATAGGCTTCGAGTCTTCAAAGTACAGATTGGTAACCCAGATGGCGTGCGACGTTGAGAAGCAATGAGctaattaataatttttaaaaactgatttttttaattttattaccTCATCATggtaataaaattaaaaataaaaataaaaaatctgctTTACTTTCCAATCAATTCGTTTGAGTCAAATGctttaattttgtatttttttaactcAGGTACCTTTCCTAGGATGAAATTGCCCGGGTTGCAGCCAACTAGCTGCAACCTGGCTGCTACCCAGGTTGCAGCCAACTAGCTACAATCCTTGTGGcagtcaaagaaatgaaatctaaaCGGGtattttaaaatactataatctaagagggtatttgtgaatcctatgaggaaagtgaatattctatttctttggctaccAGCTGGGGTTGcagccaaatattttttctattccTGAGGCTGACTTAGTCTGTTTCTTTGCCGATTTTATCATAACTTGTTGTTTTCTGTATAAAGATAGGAACATGGTTTCTATGAATTCAAAATCCCCAGACCCTATCCTTGTAATAAACCAGGTACACAAATGGTTTTCTTTGCACAATGATATGCTTCCTAATTCTCAGCCAATGATTGTTAGGGAATTAATATCTCCCAATATTTCTCATCCAATTTTTTTACATGAAAACATTTTGGTTGTAACTGCAATGTCAAACCGGTCTCTTAATATATCAGGATAGGCAACTATTTTTTGTACTCAAAATATTtgcttatttttaattaatgacATGAGGGGCTTTTGAGGCAGCAACCGAAGGAGTTCTACATGGCGTAGGAGAATCTGTCAAGTAGGGAAGGGACGTGGATAGAACATGGATCGATTTGGAAGACCTTGAACATCTAATGAAACCTAACCATTTTTTGAAGTGGCCATGAACCACAGTATCAAATAGAATTGAACTAGATAGTTTCCTCTCTGAACCAACTTTGTGTAAAAAATGATGACCTTGTTCAACTTGTTAAGATGTTTGCTTGTAAGGCTATGGTTAGTAGAAGTAGGATCTCATATGAGAACTTAACTTTTAGCAGTCTGATCAATATGTAATACACTTGTTttgttcaaataaaaaaaaaatgttaagttTAAGTGTAGAAACGGAAAACTAAAATGATGCAGGAAACAAATAGACATCATAAGTAAATAATTATACAATGCAACACAGATTTATGTGATTCAGTGAGATTGTCCATGTCTATGGTGAGATGAGATatttgtttcactatcaatggagaatagagttacagtTGCTCGTCTTCATACCTTCCATTAgatttcagaaaataaattGGCTACAAAATCATATAATCATTTTTATATGTACAACTTATTGAAATACCCATATGATAAAGAATCTTGAACTTGTGCCTTGGGCCTCGAATCTCAGACTCTATAACCTTTTTCACGGTCTTTCATAATCAACCTAAAAATCCATGTAACGAATACAAGAGATCATGCATACTGCCATGCACGTAAAATTGTACTCTTACGTGATATGCATGGTTACTTGGACTCTCATCACGCAATCATGGATCCCCTAAATTCtcagttgaatttttttttttttttttgggaaaatgattTGAAGAGAGACAGATCCGAGAATCATGGTAGAGAGAATTAATGAGCTAGAACAAATTCCCTGAAGAGAATAACAAAGCTCCACATGTTTTGTCACTGTCCATTACAAAAATTAGCATATTTGTGGTCAACCCTTAAGAATTGGACTCGAAGCCtttaacgagagagagagagagagtaaaagtATAAAACTTATGAATCACCTCATCCTTTGGTCCTAAGACCAAGGAGAAGTCTAATTACTAAACTCCAATTATAGCTAAGGACAAACTATATAAACCATAAGTTGCCTTCTTGAAAGGAAAGacaaagcaaagcaaagcaaagTTAATCATTCCAATTCTCTTCCAAAATGGCTTTCAATTACAggacttcctctcttcttcttgctttcatctttcttctcttatccttctcttcttgcttaGCACATTATTGTAAATGTGAATGTGACATGAGCAACAAAGCTAAGAAACCTGGTTTAGGCTCTCCTGTATCCTCTCCTATAGGCTCTCCTGTATCTTCGCCTACAGGCTCTCCCGCACCTTCGCCTACAGGCTCCCCTGCACCTTCGCCTATCTCTGGTACTGgctctggttctggttctggttctggttctggttctggttctggttctggttctggttctggttctggttctggtacTGGCTCTGGTTCTGGTACTGGCTCTGGCACTGGCTCTAGTTCTGGTTCAATCTCAGGTGGTGGTTCTGGTACTGGTTCTGGTACTGGTTCATccggttctggttctggttcagGTGGTGGTTCTGGTACTGGTTCTGGTACTGGTTCCGGTACTGGTACTGGCACTGGTGGTTCAATCTCAGGTGGTGGTTCTGGTACCGGTGCTGGTACTGGCATTCAATCTCAGGTGGTGGTTCTGGTACTGGCTCTGGCACTGGCTCTAGTTCTGGTTCAATCTCAGGTGGTCTGGCACTGGTTCAAGCTCAGGTACTGGTCTTGGTTCAATCTCAGGTGGTGGTTCTGGCACGATCTCAGGTGGCGGTTCTAGTACTGGTTCTGGCACTGGTTCAAGCTCAGGTACTGGTCATGGTTCAATCTCAGGTGGTGGTTCTGGTACCGGTGCTGGTACTGGCACTGGTTCAAGCTGGTCATGGTTCAATCTCTGGTGGTGGTTCTGGTACCATCTCAGGTGGTGGTTCTGGTACTGGTTCTGGTACTGGTTCAAGCTCAGGTTCTGGTCATGGTTCAATCTCAGGTGGTGGTTCTGGTACTGGTACTGGCACTGGCACTGGTTCAAGGTTCTGGACTGGTCTGGTTCTGGTACTGGTTCTCGGTTCTGGTACGAATCTCAGGTGCTGGTCATGGTTCAATCTCAGGTGGTGGTTCTGGTACTGGTACTGGCACTGGTTCAAGCTCAGGTTCTGGTCAAGGTTCAATCTCAGGTGGTGGTTCTGGTACTGGTACCGGTACCGGtactggttctggttctggttccgGTTCTGGTACTGGTTCTGGTTCAAGCTCAGGTTCTGGAACTGGTTCAATATCAGGTTCCGGTCATGGTTCAATCTCAGGTGGTTCTGGACCTGGTCTTGGCGGTTCAATCTCGGGTGGTTCGGGATCGGGTTTTGGCGGTTCATTCTCAGGTTCTGGATCAATTTCACTTGGTGGAGGTTTCAACTTTTCAAAGATCTTTGCATTTGGAGATTCATTTACAGACACAGGAAATGCTGGACTGTTAGGAGGTCTAATGGCCTTTGCACATGCAGTGTTACCAAATTCCCCCTATGGCTCAACCTCCCATCAACCCACATTTAGATTCAGTGATGGCAAAGTTCTAGTTGACTTTCTAGCCGAAGCTCTCCACCTACCTCCTGTCCCACCATTCAAGAACACCTCTGCTGATTTCTCCAAAGGTTGCAACTTTGCTGTTGGTGGTTCCACTGCTTTACCAGGAAAGTACTATGAGGATAACAATGTGGGTCGCACATTAATGTGGAAACTGATTCCAGACTTCGTTAAAACTCAATTGGATTGGTTCCAACAGTTCCTTAACAATGTCCAGTGCAAAGGTTTAGACATCATCCAGTGTAAGACCAAGCTAGCATCAGCTCTCTTCTGGGTCGGCGAGACCGCTTTCAATGACTACAGTCGCAATTTCGGCGCTTCCACCACTGTTCAGTCAGTCATGGAGAAGCTCATTGATTTTAAGATCAATCTTTTGAAGGTAAAGTAGATTAATGCTATACCTCATGAACAATAGGATCCTATGTGGGAAAGTTACCACATGAGAGAGGAATTACTCTTTTCATATGGGATTTCACCATCCAAGGGGTATTCTTATCACGAGTTAGAGCATATAATGCATTATTGATTGcatatttatgtttatttctctctctctttctctcacagaCATTGTTGGACAAAGGTGCAAAGTACATTGTAGTACAAGGGCTACCACCATTGGGATGCTTTCCAGTACATATGGCTATGTCTTCGTCGGGGGGAGATCGCGACGAAAACGGGTGTGTTAAGAGTGTCAATTCCATTACTAAGGCTCACAATGATATGCTCACAAAGAAGATAGGGGAAATGAAGGTAAAATTTCCAAATTGTGTGATGGTCTATGCTGATTTCTGGAATGCATTCCTTACAATAATGAAGAACCCAACACAATATGGGTTTACTGAGACAAGCAAGGCTTGTTGTGGAGCTGGAGCTGGAACCTTCAACTTTAACCTACATTGCATATGTGGTGCTCCCGGCTCATCTAAATGTCAGGATCCTTCTAAGTATGTCAGCTGGGATGGAGTTCACCTTACAGAAGCAATGTATGGTAACTTGGCTAAACTCTTCTTCAAACAAGATTTCTGTCAGCCTCCATTCAAACAATTGCTTGGTGCTGCTGCTGGGGTGCAACATTAAGAATACTGACACCGAAATGCAACTACGATCACGTCGAAAAACCGCCGAGGCCACCAGGGTTGATTTTACAATAACAACACTCGGTAGAGCTGTATATTAATAAAGGTTGAGTCCGTGAGATGttcttaatttttcatttttatatgtaaatttcaatccaattttgatCAATAAAAAGGATTGCTAGCTATATATGTAACAGTATAGTGATGTTTCCAAAATCACAAGATAAATGTGAATCatctatttttataatttttttttttaattctttaatcGGTTTATTTTCATCAAAGTTTGTAGAGTGCCAATAATGCCAAGGGTATTAGTACATATCTATGAAAATATGACATGTGATCGATTTAGACCATTTCCTCACTATCCAACGGTTGGAATGGATATATCATTTGTCAATGTGGCGGAATGAATGTCATGtgacatttgaaaaaataacaaccatttataataacaataataataattcacctCATTCTAatgattttttccctttatttaagggatttattttattttatttaacctcaaattctccaaaaaaagcaAGGACTTTATCCTTGACGTCTTGAGTCATATTAAAAGCATCACACTCTACTAAGTTATCCAAAACCAAATGCAAAGAAGACCACACCACTCGAATGAATATTATACTTACTGTTGTCATCAACGTAGAAGTTGtaatcttcttttgattgtctctattttattatcaaaatatttttaaggTAGAGataaaaagggttttcaaaaaacaaaaaacacaataaaaaataaaataaaataaaaataaaaatttaagtaaCTTATCATTTTACCATTACCAACAAACTATTATCATCTAGCATATTTTTCGAGTACACATATGAAATAACAGGATTTACACTcattagaagagaaaaagagtgTGTCAtacaaataaggaaaaaaattaagattgtaACTTCTTTTTTCATCAGCCTTGTTTTTTGATAAGATTTTCACTATTATAGCACTATTAAAGATGATTAAAGTTTGAATGAATGTAACACCTCCATATtccccaaaaagccaaaaataccttttgttcttctcccttatgattattatttttttatttcttgataTTATTTAGGAAAATTTACATCCATCATCCCTCATATTTATCCTAATTACATCATCCCCCTCACGTTttgttttttacatttaaacccaaaaaactaacacTGTGAGTGAGGtgtttttgaaatggaaaagactTTTTTACTCTAATTATGTCTTGAACTGAAAAACTTAGGTCtaaaagaccattttacccttgttACATCTTCAAACCTAAAATCCCTAAATCTCCAAATCCCCAAATCACATGTATGCATTTTCTGGCAAAGTGAAGAGAAGTCTCCGGCAAAGTGAAGGGAAGTCTCTTctggctaggggtgtcaatcggtcggtccggctcggtttcggtccgggttgagtcggtttcagtgtgggaaagttgaaaccgaaaccgaaccaataaggaaattatgtttacaaaactatgcaaattttgatttttttaatgaattttggagtgttttggtttcttaccggtttggtttcagtttcggtccgggttttgagtcggttttggtttggtttcgggttcagtgcaatttggtttcggtttgtcttcggtttcttaaatcaatttgtaacggggttggttttggtttttggtccagtttggattcaactttccatacaaatgtttacaaaactatgcaaattttgatttttttaatgaattttggagtgttttggtttcttaccggtttggtttcagtttcggtccgggttttgagtcggtttcggtttggtttcggtttcatccggttttcggtgcggttcgatttggttttggggttgcaatactccaaaccgaaccaacccaataaggcttcggttcgattcgattcggttcggtccggccggttttaccagttcggttaagaattgacacccctacttctgGCCATTAAAGTCATACAACTTCTCTTGGGGCCAATACTAAGCTATGGAATCGAATCTTTCTCTTCAGTTTTGCTAGTTAGGTGGTAGTAATTGATCTTTAACCTATAGTAcccttctctgatcttcttcttcttcttcttcgtctgcttcttcttctttatctttaattcaaaattttggcttcagatcttcaaatcttcaaaccTCCtgtttccctttctctctctaccctGTGTTTTATTCTCTCGATTGCTTTCTTGATTAAAACCCATCAGATCTAAAACTTTCCTCAGACAAGATCTCTTTCACATTTGCCCCTCTTGCATTAAAAACCCACCAAACCTGTCTCTATCAGCCCCTTTTCCCCATCTGTACGCAGCTTCAAACAAACCGAGACACAAATTGAGCGACGAACGATCACCAACTCTGGTTTCGAATCAgcccaaaaaccctagatctCATCTGCCATttaagcaagagagagagagagaggaagagctCCAGTGGGGAAGCTTTAATTCATCAGTGGGAGGATACTGATCCTACATTGTTTCTCGAGTTTTTTGCTCGCAAAACTCACGGACAGACGAGTAAATTTCACGTGAACTGAAATCAGATGTTGCAGACTAGAAAaatctttaatttttatcttttaacTTCTCTATTATTAAAGAACAGagcaaataaaaagaaatgatTCTTTTCGAGATCTCTCTCTTGGGCTTATCAAAGCTCTGAACTTAGAAAAGCTTGAAGAACATGGGATCCAAAGTAAAACCCAGATCGGCTTCGAGATGATCAATTCTTCATACGAAAAAGAAACCAGAAACCCATGACCAGAATCACGAGAGACTGAAACGAGGTCAAAACAAGCTTTTCTCAACCGATAAGAACACAGAAGAAACAGAAACTTCGAATAATCAGATCTATGAAATGGTTTCCATCGATTCAAATAATCAGTTTTGTGagttagtttttagaaaagttcTGTTCCATAGCTTAGCATTGGCCCCAAGAGAAGTTGTATTACTTTCATGGCCAGAAGAGACTTGCTTCCCTTCGCTTTGCCGGAGACTTCTCTTCAGTTCGTCGGAAAATGCAGTGACCTGTGATTTGGGGATTTGGGGATCTGGAGATTTAAGGATTTTAGGTTTGAAGATGTaacaagggtaaaatggtatttagacTTAAGTTTTTCAATTCAAGATATAATAAGGTTAAAAAAGTCTTTTCCGTTTCAAAAACTAGCACTTAATTCACGGTCTtaattttttggatttaaatgtaaaaattgAAACGCAAGGGGTGatggatgtaaatttttttattatttattataatgGACATATTATTCACTAGAAAAAGAATTTACAGAAAACAAAGATGGAAAACTTAAAAAAGGAGTAGTgttcaaaataacaaaatttcTCCTATTCAAAGCAAAAGAGCAGGCCAAACTATCATCAACACCATTGATTTAgcttttcttatttcttagtGACCAAAAGCTAAACAAGTAGTTACATTCTTTGTTCCTTTTCTTTAGCCAAACATGCTTTGGTTGTGACGTTTCCCAGCATCAACAACATCAAGATTAAGTGGCACCACActtctttttttggcttttgTGAAAGCAACTCAGTTAGGCAGGATGGTGCCAAGCTGGGCCCTAAGACCAGATTTAAGGGTGACCACTAATATAAAAGTTTACACCTATTGTGTGTGGCGGATTAAGACCCATCAATCAAAAAGGTCCCATCTGAGAGATTGCCTTTGCCAAAGATCTGCTTTGTTGTTTAACTATAAGCTTTGGCTTCTGAGCGGCCCACCTAGGAAGTAGGGTATGTAAGAGGTTTTAAATTTTCTGGACACAAAGAATGAGGTCTTTGCTACCACCTAGGAAGGAGGGTATGTAAgaaggttttaaattttctgGACACAAAGAATAAGGTCTTTGCTTGTATCACAAGTTGCAATCTGATCATtaccaaaaactaaaataaaatagagaaaattactGGATTACCCAAATTGTGTTTTGACTTGCAAAATTATCCAACCAACATTTAGGTTAACAGAAATActcaaattgagtttgggtattacaaaaatatccaaaatactACTCCACTATCACTCAAATTCcatttttgatatttatgcccttTCCTCTTCATTCCCTCATTCACTACCTCCACAGCTCCACCCAATGGCGTCGTCCTCacgaagaaaaaggaaatccaCCGCGACCAACAACGCTGCACCACCTCAATGGTGACTCTCCCGCTTCGCTTGTTCTCCCCTCCACGTCTTAGTCGCTCTACAACAACTTTCCTCGGTCTTCTCGCTAGAAATAAGGTTGGCTTTGCTGAGTTCCAAAGGAGATGCTTTTGAAGCATCAATACCAACATGAAGATGGGTTACAAGTTGTTGATGAGCGGCTGTGAAAGCTGGATTATGTGTGTTTGACCTTCAACAATGCATTGATTTCTAATCCCAAGGGCCACGATGTTTAATTAGGGGTAGAACTTTACTTATTGATctgcttttgtttcttttagttTTGTATTGAATTCGAAGAAGAATGAAATGGTTGCTATCAAGAAAATAGCTAATGCTTTCGATAATCACATGGATGCCTAACAGACCCTCCGCAATATTAAGCTCATCCGAGTCCAACATTTAGATCATGAAAATGTATGTTGAGAGCCCCCTTTTCTACAACCTTTACACTTTGATTACCCAACATCATacttcttttatcttttctgCAACCTTTACACTTTCAATAATTGTTCTATGAGCTTCCTTTTTCCAGATTTTAGCTAATTGAGCTATAATGATTGCTTTTCATATCTATTCTATAGTTCTCTAATTCGCTTTATTAATTAGAGCTTAGAGGAAACAATTTTGCTCCGAGTGGCTTTGTGTGAAATAATTTACTTTGATGGTTCAGCACAGTGATCGTGGGGCCGGAAGAAACCTAATCCACATTTTCACGCACTTGCTACAAGGTTACAACACACACCTCAACGACCTCCTCCGCTTTGATTTTGGCCCTGAGGCAGTTCCTTGATTTCTGGTTGGGGAGCAGGGATGACATGTCATTGGTTTCCCACTCAGGCTGGTGGACTCAGTCGCCACTGGTCGAGTGGAGGGCCAGACCCCAACCTGTGTGCATGGATAACACTCCACCGGAGATCTTGGTGATTTGGGGCTCTCTATTGCTTCCTTGTCTCCTCTGTCATCT is drawn from Macadamia integrifolia cultivar HAES 741 chromosome 7, SCU_Mint_v3, whole genome shotgun sequence and contains these coding sequences:
- the LOC122083911 gene encoding GDSL esterase/lipase At3g48460-like, with the protein product MAFNYRTSSLLLAFIFLLLSFSSCLAHYCKCECDMSNKAKKPGLGSPVSSPIGSPVSSPTGSPAPSPTGSPAPSPISGTGSGSGSGSGSGSGSGSGSGSGSGSGTGSGSGTGSGTGSSSGSISGGGSGTGSGTGSISGGGSGTGTGTGTGSGSGSGSGTGSGSSSGSGTGSISGSGHGSISGGSGPGLGGSISGGSGSGFGGSFSGSGSISLGGGFNFSKIFAFGDSFTDTGNAGLLGGLMAFAHAVLPNSPYGSTSHQPTFRFSDGKVLVDFLAEALHLPPVPPFKNTSADFSKGCNFAVGGSTALPGKYYEDNNVGRTLMWKLIPDFVKTQLDWFQQFLNNVQCKGLDIIQCKTKLASALFWVGETAFNDYSRNFGASTTVQSVMEKLIDFKINLLKTLLDKGAKYIVVQGLPPLGCFPVHMAMSSSGGDRDENGCVKSVNSITKAHNDMLTKKIGEMKVKFPNCVMVYADFWNAFLTIMKNPTQYGFTETSKACCGAGAGTFNFNLHCICGAPGSSKCQDPSKYVSWDGVHLTEAMYGNLAKLFFKQDFCQPPFKQLLGAAAGVQH